CCCGATTTTATCCCAAATGTTTGTTGCTAACTCTTCCTATAATTAGCGAGATTCTTCCACTTTATTTCCCCTATAACTGTAAATGAGGTTCagatcagttttttttttttttgactggcACCCGAGCtaatgactgttgccaatcttccttttttttttttcctgctttttctcctcaaatcctcctagtacatagttgcatattttagttgtgggtccttctagttgtggcgtatgtgatgctgcctcagcatggcctgatgagtggtgccatggccgcacccaggatccaaacctgtgaaaccccagggctgcctaagcagagtgcacgaaAGTAACCACtggggcacagggccagcccctcagatcaGTTTTCATGGAATAGATTGTTAAAGTCACTTTTCTTACACTGTTTCGTTTTCCACCTAGACTATGTTAGAATCCCaggaccacagggctggctcacTTTGCCTCTGCTCTTCGGATGACCATTCCCAATCTCAGAGGTCAGGAAAGTTACTCAGGTTGATAGATACCTGACAACGCAGAATTAGCACATTATAGATCTAGTTCTTAAAATCTAATGGTTATTTCCTTAAGATGAGGACATTTTTTGATACATTTCTGATATTGCTCATAATCCACGAGGCTTTGAAAATTGCAACACACTCTTCCTTTATCCCGGTTTGGAGCTGTTTTATCGAGACACGCATACCATTCAGGGGATTTAGGAGGGAGGTTGTGGCTATACTAAGTGGACATTTAAATTTGGGTTTTTAATATTTGGTACATGGATGGGAAagcattaaaatggaaattctcttGTGACAAAACAAATGTTTTACAATAAGGAAAAATGAGTTAATGTTGACTTTTTCTGACATAGAAATCATATTATTTGTCTTTGCACATACATTTACCACTTCTTGTGGCCTTCATTTCTTTCAGTGGACCCAGATTTCCATGTATTATTATTTGTCTTCTGACTGAAGGACTTCCTTAACCCTTCTTGTAGTGAAGTCTATCATTGAtgaattccttctcttttgtATATCTGGAAGTCTCtacttcatctttgtttttgctaAGTCAAATTCTGGGTGGACGATCTTTGTTTGAGTACTTCAAAGATTTTGCTCCACTGTcttattgtttctgatgagaagttggctataatttttatctttatttctctgtagataaagtacattttctttttggctgcctttaacattttctctttatccctgctTTTGACCAGTTTGTTATGATGTATATTATAGTGaaatttcttctatgaattttttaCTTGGGGTTTGTTGGGTTCTTGGATGTGGATTTacagttttcattaaatttggggaaaaatggccattagttctttaaatatcttttttatcccTTCTCCTATTCTATTCTTTAAGGATTTCGGTTACTCATATGTTAAGCTGTTGAAGTTTTTCCAGAGCCCATTGatgctctgtgtgtttgttttcagtccatcttttccttcattcttcattCCAGATAGTTCCTATTGCTAAGTCTTCAAGTTACTAACCTTTTCTGCTGCAGTGTCAAATCTTCTGCAGTGTTCACTTTTCTGTTAATCTGCCATCCAGTACGTTTCTCCtttcagttactgtatttttcatcacTAGAATTTCAacttgagtatttttttatatttctataccTCTATTTACCATTCAATCCTGTCTCTACTTTCtcgaaaatatttaaaatagttataataatttCTATGTACCCACTTACTAATTCTATAATCACTGCcatttttttgtgttgatttgaattgctttttctccctataTTGTGGATTTGtattcctgcttctttgcacacTTGATAATTTTTGATTGGAAGTTAggtattgtgaattttaccttatttgCTGGGTATTTTGCATTACTATAGTTATTCTTTAGTTTTGCTAGATGGGTAACTAAATGTTGTTAGAGCAGTATTTATTTTTGAGCAGTATTTAGCTTTTGGTTAACTTTTCCTCACTACTGAGGCAATGCATTTctgaatactctacccagtgttctgtgaattatgaggttttctaTTTTGCTGAGTGAGAAACCCAAACTGTTTCAGGTTGTGTGTGAGTTACAGTGGTTGCTTCCTCTAATATCACTAATCCTGCGTGATGTCCGAACCATACTCAACATCCTAAAGATCTCGACTCTCCACAAGTCAGCCTATATATTAAAGAGTTCCCAAGTAAAATTACTAACAATATACTTCTAACTAGAGAGTTTGTTcatattgaaaaataagtatGCAAAACATGGACCAGTAAGTTTgaacaaaaaaatgagagaaagtgtTACCAATATTAAAATATAGCATGTAGCTACAATAATTACAAAAAAGTGTTGTTAGCAATAGAATAGACGTATCAGTGAGACTGAACATAAACCCCTGAAATAGAACATAATAGATATGAGATTTTGGAATGAGGTTAAGGTGGTCTCTCGaattagtggaaaaaaataaagaactatttttcttaatgtctcaGTTTTCCTGTGAGTGCACCCTGCTTTAATTTTCCACTGGATGATACAGGGACCTTGGGATATGAGTCATcttatggaattaaaaaaatcttttattacagaaaattttatatatatataaatatatatactaattAATATACATATTGATTAAGAAGGGAAAAGTATGGCTGTCTGGGGACCAATCTTCTCTTGTTTGATCATCACACCTTCCCCCCGGGTGTCTCTCCAGTAGAGTGAACGCAAGGCTGAGTTGCCGGAATTGTATTTCTCGGTGGAATATTTGGGAAGCAAGTCCAATTTGCTCTTGTTTTAAATCAGGTGGAAGAGACTCAGTGGCTTAGTCTTAGCATTCCCTAGCCTGAGGCTGCAGGAGGTGCAGATCCTCCATCTGGTGATTCCTGAGACCTATGAACTTTGATTGGTAGCTGGGCCTTCATGCTAACTGGGAAACCTGCATGAACTGAGGGCTATTCTGGCGTTATTTGCGTTTCTGTGgtcagaacagaaaaaggaactgTGATAACAGCAAAGCCACAGAAACATTGgggtgagttttatttttgtgagcaTGTGCTTACTTTGCATGATGACTACAATTCCACTTTGAAATCAAAGGGAATGTTGCCATGAAGCACATGGGATCTTGCAAAGTGCTTTCTCATTGATCTGGTCTTTGCCTGGGACAAACACAGTACTAGGGATGGATTCAGGGATGGAGAGGGTGTGGTCTCAGTCCTCGGGGATCTTTAtactttcaatatttattgaacatctacagTGTACCAAATACCATGCTAAGAATTCTAGAGAAGATGTATATCCACTCTTCATTTTTTCTATCTATAATCATTGAATGCTATTTTTTGGAGGCTCTTCAGTAAGCACTGGAGATGTAGTGGTAGCAAGATGtaatctctgccctcaggaagctcacgTTTTGGTAGGGCAGATGGTCACATAAAACAACTACAATTCAGGGTGAAAAGTACTGTGATTCCAAAATATCCTGAAAGAAGAGGGTCATGGACTGGAAGGGTCTGTGAACTGTGGAGATGGATTTCCTGTCTCTGGGATGACTCCAATGTTTCACAGAGGATGGGAGCTTATGTTCTCCTGGGATGGGCTGGGAGTGGGATTCATGGCATCTATGTGTGATGTCAGTATTATCTTCATGCTACAGTTTGGACCTTGCGGCTCTGAAAGGCTAAAGAGCTGTCTAAATATCACATAGATGCTACTTAAAGAAACCTGGATATAAACCCAGGAGTCCAGACTGGTAACAGTGCTTTCTTCCATGAATGGCTTCTTGGTAAACTTCCCCCGCTGATTTGAGAGTTTAGGATTGTCTCTGCCCTCCATTTGTCTCTGCAATTGTACATTTTATCAGTGATTTCCTTCTGGCTCATGGTAGCCCTTAATCTTCTGAGCCTGACCCCAATCCCTGCAGGAACGAAGGTTTGTGACATGAGTGGATGTCATGTGCCTCTTAGTCTCACGTGCCCTGGAGTCTTACTGTACAAGGGGCTGTGTTGATACACACAGACCTCAGTCACCTTGGAGAAAGTCCAGCATGGACAAGGACAAGACTGTCTGCAAATCAGTCAgtgcacattctttttttttttttttttggaggaaggtcagccctgagctaacatctgctgcaaattttcctctttttgctgaggaagactgaccctgagctaacatccatgcccatcttcctgtactttatttgtgggacgcccgccacagcatggcttgccaagtggtggtACTtccgcacctgggattggaactggtgaaccctgggccaccaaagcagaactgtgcacttaaccgttgtgccaccaggccagcccctcagtgcaCATTCTTGGTAATGCCTGAAGTGTTGGAAGGCTGGGATGGAGAGAGGCTTGTGTCAGAGCAAGACCAGGCACTCTGAGTGGACAGGTGGTTTATATTTCAGTAGCTACTGGGGGTATATGATTAGAGCAAATGAAGGCACCAGTAAGGAGAAGAATTGTACATGAATTGAGCTGGATCCTAGAAAGAGACAAGATCATCCAGTGACCAGGCGTAGAAGGAGAAAATTAGCAGGAGAAAGTAGAAATAAGAGGGGGTGCTGAGTGTCAAGGGACATTTCTGAAGATTGTGAAGGGAAGCGGAGATGTGAAAGTACCATTCCACAAACCAAGGATGGAAAGAGAGCAAAAGGAAGTGGCATGAAGGAAAACTGCAGACAAAAGGCAAAATCATTGAAAGGCAGCAGAGAGACATCTAACGTGGAGACAGCAAGACTATCCTTGCGCCCCACATCATCCAGTGAGGCCTTTATTTCCTAATAGATCTCCTCTCCTCTGGTCTGTTTCTACTAGTCCTATGTTTACAAAAAATGACTTTCCTTGTAGTTGACTAACATTCCTGATGATTCCCCATTGTCTGTCAGATAAACCCTAGAGTCCATAACAGTGCTTCAAGAATTGGTACTAGACTCTATCTCCAGGTTTATCTTTGTGATTCTCTGGTTTACTCCAGCTACAGATGGATgaatttttatagctttgtaTACTCTGCTGCCTttttggaatgctcttcccttttTGTACATGTAACTAACTCCTATTCATTTGTCAATTTCCAGCTCGCAAGCTTTTCAGATGTGCAAGGGATTATTATGTAATTCACCCACTGAATGAAggaatcttttattttgtattttcagatcACTCCACTCAATTACTGCCTCCTGGTGGTGACCATATGGCTAACACGTACAATGTGACTGAATTCATTTTTCTGGGACTTTCTCCTAATCAGGAGGTGCAGACTGTTTGTTTTGTGCTATTTCTGCTCTTGTACACAGCAATTGTGCTGGGGAATCTCCTCATTGTGCTCACGGTCATGACCAGCAGAAGTCTTGGTTCCCCCTTGTACTTCTTCCTCAGCTACCTGTCCTTCATGGAGATCTGCTACTCCTCCGCTTCAGCCCCCAAACTCATCTCAGATTTGCTGGCTAAAAGGAAAGCCATATCTCTGTGGGGCTGCATGACACAGATTTTCTTCATCCACTTCTTTGGTGGCACTGAGATGTTCCTGCTCactgtgatggcctatgaccgctacgtggccatctgcaagcctcTGAACTACACTACCATCATGAACCGGCAGGTGTGTGCTATCCTGGTTGGAGCAGCATGGGTGGGGGGCTTTGTGCATTCCTTTGCCCAAATCCTTCTCATCTTCCACTTgcccttctgtggccccaatgtGATCGACCACTATTTCTGTGACCTGCTTCCTCTGCTCAAACTTGCCTGCTCTGACACCTTCCTCCTTGGTCTTCTGATCGTTGCCAATGGGGGGACTTTGTCTGTGGTCAGCTTTGTGGTCCTCTTAATCTCCTATGTGGTCATCTTGGTCCATTTGAGGTCTCGAAGCTCTGAGGGGCGGCGCAAGGCCCTCTCCACTTGCGGGTCCCATATCACCGTGGTTTCCTTGTTCTTTGGGCCCTGCATCTTCATCTATCTGAGACCTTCTACGACTCTGTCTGTGGACAAGATGGTGGCCGTGTTCTACACAGTGATCACTCCACTCCTCAACCCTGTCATCTACTCCCTGAGAAATGCAGAAATGAAGAAGGCCGTGAAGAGGCTGTGGATCAGGACAACGAAACTTGATGAGAAATAGAGGCCAAGTCTTGGTATTGATCCCTGGGTTTAGAATGATGCTGAGTCCAAACTGATGGGGCAGAATGGGTTGGAGAAAAGTTCACATTACTTGTTAGCTCTACAGTTATTTTAACTGGTTCCCATCTTCAAAACCCTTGTTCTAATCACttgtaaaatatttcctcttatgGGTGTACTATGCCTTAATTAACCATTTTCTGTTAGATGTTTaggtcatttctatttttttactaCTATAAGTAAGTCTGTGGTGAGATTCTTGAATAGAAGAAACCTTatacttctgattttctttcagaCTCACTTGCTACagtaaatttactattttaaaagctataatgACTTTATGAATagtgttaaatttattcttataaaagTTGTAATAATTCACCTTCCTTTTGAAAATGCTCTTGACAGAATTGAACagtcattaaaattttcttgatgagaaatgagatttggcatagtctcaaaatatcttccCACAAGATGCTTATTAATTGTGAGAGGAAAAATATAAGTCTACAATGGAGAAACATGGAAGACACTTCCTTAAACAGTTACTCAAAGTCAACATCGTCAATATTGAGACTGGAGAGGCACGCAATACTCTGATATTCTTACCCAAAATACATAACCTGAGTCTAATAATGACAAGATATCAGGCAAACCTCAATTGAAGAACATGCTGCAAAATTACTAGCTTGCATTCTTCAAAAGtagcaagacaaagaaattaaagaagttttcCAGATTACAGATAGATGATAACTAAATGCAACCTGTGATCCTTGATTAGATCCCATACTAGACGACGGTCATTAGTGGGTGAAAACACTGAGATGAGATAATAGCATTGTGGCAAAGTTAATTTCCTGATGTTGATAATTCTAGTGTGTTTATGTCAGAGAATGTCCTTGGATTAAGGAATTATTTACTAAggtatttaaatgtaaatggtgaTGATGTCAtcaaatttcaaacattttaattaaaaattctatctACCTGTCTATCCATTTGTCAATTGAGAGaatgaataataaagaaaacgTGCTAAAATATTAGTATTTGGGAAATTTGGATTAAAGTTATACaagaattctttgtattattattacaACGTTTTTGTAAgtcagaaattattttgaaatataatgttaaaatattttacaaattacaTAGAcatgtttaatttgcattttttgtgAGTGAGGAGGGTTTTAATGTTCAATTAGCTTTGAGTCTTATATGCAAAGTTTTCAATGTTCAAACCTTTATATTTCTGCACAGTAAAatctatcagttttttctttgattctgcCACATATCTGTGTTTAGATTATTTTGCATGAttagttaaatttatattttcttttaaaaatacttaaatttttaatttaattttgtgcaATGGTGATATATtcataaggttttaaaaaatcaacaaaataaaaaggcacacAAGTACaaaatttcattccatttctttccccataTGTAAGCTTCCCCTTTCCCATGTCCCCACTAGATAAGCCGTTTTCTGTTTCCTGTATATTTTGGAGTTTAATGAAACACGAGTATAATATACATGCTCTCATTTATCTCTACCTTTTGTACGAACAATAACATAGTATGTAAACAGATCTGAAACTTGctttatttgcttaatatatcttggagatttttgtatattagtaCAAGGaaaacttcctcctttttttcttacagttttgtgGCCTTCATTGAATGGACGTACCATCATTTGCTTAAGTAGTCTTCTACTGAtaaatatttggattgtttccaaatAGTGTTACAGTGAATAACCttgatttaaatatatgcatCTAAACTAGGATTTATCTCCAGAAATGAAACTGCTGGATTATATGTATGCATGTTTAATTTGATAGATATTATCAAATTACCCTTCTTAGCAGTTGTATCTATTTGTATTCTCACCTAcaattctctctttcctgtaaaacattttattaaatttgggATTTTGCTTATATGATAGTTGAAAAAATGGgagataattttaatttaaatttctcttattttaagtgaagttgaacatcttttcatatatttaaagtcCATTTGTATTTTATGTAAACTGTTCCTATCATTTTCCCATATTTAGATTATGGTTCTTTTTATTATGTTCCAAGAcctaattatatacatataaatttgtcCTTTCTGATATGAATTGTGGACTTTCCCTCTGGTTTGTCCTTGGCTTTCTGGCTTTGTTTGTTGCATCTCTCTGATACACAGCAGTCTTTGGATTATGTAGTTAATCATCATCATGTTCCTTTATGTCTTCTAGAACAGCCAGACCACCGCGGTTCTTATTACGGAAGCTTTATGAATGTTTTAATATCTAGAAGGctagtttcttctctttcaaagtcTTCTGGGCATTGtttctccatataaacttcagaTTTAGTTTTACTTCTCTTCCTGTTCTGTATCCTCcaaagaatttattattattttgattgatgccatattacatttataaatgtatttagaAAGGATCAATATCGTAATAAGCTTTCCATCCAAGAtcatggtttgtcttttcatttactgaaatcttcttttgtgttcttcaacagag
The Equus quagga isolate Etosha38 unplaced genomic scaffold, UCLA_HA_Equagga_1.0 200894_RagTag, whole genome shotgun sequence genome window above contains:
- the LOC124233386 gene encoding olfactory receptor 4X2-like, translated to MANTYNVTEFIFLGLSPNQEVQTVCFVLFLLLYTAIVLGNLLIVLTVMTSRSLGSPLYFFLSYLSFMEICYSSASAPKLISDLLAKRKAISLWGCMTQIFFIHFFGGTEMFLLTVMAYDRYVAICKPLNYTTIMNRQVCAILVGAAWVGGFVHSFAQILLIFHLPFCGPNVIDHYFCDLLPLLKLACSDTFLLGLLIVANGGTLSVVSFVVLLISYVVILVHLRSRSSEGRRKALSTCGSHITVVSLFFGPCIFIYLRPSTTLSVDKMVAVFYTVITPLLNPVIYSLRNAEMKKAVKRLWIRTTKLDEK